Proteins co-encoded in one Bremerella sp. TYQ1 genomic window:
- a CDS encoding tape measure protein yields MAGTVIANLKIMLSASWAKLKSDFGKASKTVRGFRTQVASSMHDLVSAFGGLGGAAGRLTTQIAMLHAVLAPLEATVAAVVAALALLFAGTMFAGWGVTIAAQAEQAEVAMTTMLGNAQHAKAVMSQVEQFAAETPFQTDVLTKSAKMLAAFQFQAGDIIPTLRMLGDVSALIGAPIDEMAELFGKAKVQGRLFMEDINQFQGRGVPIMQALADVMGVSTEEVRNLVSEGKVGFAELHAAFSSLTSEGGKFHNGMIAQSETLAGLWSTLKDQFSLIAKDIGQDLLPILKELTKYAVAGMRGFRDGVRGVKELLGLDGGKVSIDLPKEDFSKATEGLKQAQESLREGTKEIKKNTLDVAKITSDVQRMQFASPVGAFNRYTTSGFSAVEAAKRASINEEKREIELQKRILDAIKEGNTIALSNRVTVHRRRM; encoded by the coding sequence GTTTTAGGACCCAGGTCGCCTCTTCGATGCACGATCTTGTCAGTGCTTTTGGTGGGCTTGGTGGCGCAGCCGGTCGCCTCACTACACAGATCGCAATGCTTCATGCTGTACTCGCTCCGCTTGAAGCCACCGTAGCAGCCGTTGTTGCAGCACTGGCTTTGCTGTTCGCCGGGACTATGTTTGCCGGTTGGGGCGTTACAATCGCCGCTCAAGCGGAGCAGGCTGAAGTAGCCATGACCACAATGCTGGGCAATGCTCAGCATGCCAAGGCAGTCATGAGCCAGGTCGAGCAGTTCGCCGCTGAGACGCCGTTTCAGACCGACGTGCTGACCAAGTCGGCCAAGATGCTCGCCGCATTCCAGTTCCAAGCGGGAGATATCATTCCGACGCTTCGGATGCTAGGGGACGTCTCCGCACTGATCGGTGCCCCGATCGACGAGATGGCCGAACTGTTCGGCAAGGCCAAAGTCCAGGGCCGCCTCTTCATGGAGGATATCAACCAGTTCCAAGGGCGTGGCGTGCCCATCATGCAGGCTCTGGCGGACGTCATGGGGGTCAGCACCGAAGAGGTGCGAAATCTGGTCTCCGAAGGGAAAGTGGGCTTTGCCGAGTTGCACGCTGCATTCTCTTCGCTTACGTCCGAAGGAGGCAAATTCCATAACGGGATGATCGCTCAGTCGGAAACGCTCGCCGGTCTGTGGTCGACACTCAAAGATCAGTTCTCGTTAATTGCCAAGGACATTGGGCAGGACTTACTGCCCATTCTGAAAGAATTGACGAAATATGCGGTTGCTGGGATGCGAGGATTTAGAGATGGAGTCCGCGGCGTGAAAGAACTTCTTGGACTTGATGGAGGTAAAGTCTCGATCGATCTCCCCAAAGAAGATTTCTCGAAGGCAACGGAAGGCTTAAAACAGGCTCAAGAGTCTTTAAGGGAAGGTACGAAAGAGATCAAGAAGAACACTCTCGATGTTGCGAAGATTACCTCTGATGTCCAACGGATGCAGTTCGCAAGTCCGGTCGGTGCGTTCAACCGTTACACAACGTCAGGTTTTTCGGCAGTGGAAGCGGCCAAGCGAGCAAGTATCAATGAAGAGAAGCGTGAGATCGAACTACAAAAGCGAATTCTTGATGCGATCAAAGAGGGCAACACAATCGCGCTCAGCAATCGCGTCACTGTCCATCGACGTAGGATGTAG